Below is a window of Calditerrivibrio sp. DNA.
GTTTTAGTATCAGGTAAAAAAATATACCCTAAAAAGCCCATATACACTATCGCAGACTATACCACAAAGAGATTATCCCTTCTTTCAGATAAAGTAAAAGATCTATATAAACCTGTAAAATACAATGTTTCTGTTTGTACTTCCGTCTTAAGATTAAGAAAAGATATCATAAATTCGCTATCAGGAGGTTACAATGAAAGCCCTATTGATAATTGACGTCCAAAACGACTTCTGTCCAGGGGGTGCTCTTGCTGTACCTGATGGGGATAAGATAGTTCCAGTAATAAATAAAATTATGGATAGGGTTGATATCGTTGTATCCACACAGGATTGGCATCCCTCTGAAGGGGAGCATTTTAAAAAATGGCCTCTACATTGTTTGCAAAACACTAAAGGAGCAGAGCTTCATCCAGATCTCATGGCAGAAAAAATTCATTTCAGGGCATTTAAGGGAACAGATGGTTCAGACACAGGTTATTCTGCTTTTGAAGCAACCAATGTAGATCTTGCCGAATTTCTAAAATCAAAAGGGGTAAGCCAAATTTTTATCACTGGTCTGGCTACAGAATACTGTGTCAAAGCATCCGCCTTAGATGCCATCAAGGCAGGTTTTAATACCTATTTAATAAAAGATGCTGTAATGGGGCTGGATCCAGAGAAATCCAAAGAAACACTTATGCTGCTTTCCAAGAAAGGGGTAAAAATAATAAGCTCTTCAGAAATAATTTAGCACCTTAGATAATCCTTTAAAATCTTACAACCAGCCTCATAACCTATTTTGATTATTTCATCCCCTTTTTTAAAATCTGTTAGCTTAAAGTCATCCAGATCTGGCATTACCTCAACCACTTCCCCCCTAACCTCTTTTAATTTGTTGTTATAAGCATTCTGTTGGAGAATAGCTATTGTTTGGATAACAGTCTCAAGGATATTTGGATATTTAACATTTTTATCAAGCAATAGCTCTTTGAACTGTTCAGTAATAATACTATAAAACTTCTCTATTAGCGAATCGTTACCATTTTCTACGCTTGGATCATTTTTTATATAATACTTTTTGACAAGTTGCTCCTTTATCACAAAAGGCCCCACATTTACTGCAAACTTTACATCACACTCATCAGGCAAGAGATCCACAGGTACTGGATTTTTTATACCTCCATCCACCAAAAACATCTTTTCATAATAAACTGGAACAAATACTACAGGAAACGAAATACTTGCCCTAATAGCTTTAATCAAATCCCCCTGGTCAAATACCACCTCAATACCAGTTAGCAGATCAGTGGAAACACATTTAAAGGGTATATCAAGCTCTTCAAACCTCCTCTTTTTTAAAACCATACTCAACAACCTTTCAATCTTTTCACCAGCAATTAAACCAGCAGAAGAGATTTTGATATCAACAAATCTTTTGAAGATATGGTAGTCAAGATTATTGGCAAACTCCTCCATCCTAACAACAGGAAACCCTGCAGCATAAAGTCCACCAATTAAAGCTCCCATACTACTACCAGTGATGGCATAAGGGCGGATACCTTTTTCATCAAAAGCTTTTAGCAACCCAATATGGGCTAATCCCCTGGCTGCACCACTACCCAATGCAAGTCCTATCTTCATGTAACCCCCAACAAGTATTAGATTAGATATACCCTTTTACGTAAAAAATCAAACAAAAAGGCGGAGCTATGCTCCGCCCATGCATACAATAAGAACAATATCTATATCACACCAAGATCCAACATCGCATCGGCAACTTTCTTAAACCCTGCAATATTCGCTCCAACAACATAGTTCTGGGGATAACCAAACTCATCGGAAGTCTGTTTACATGTCTGGAAGATGTTCTGCATAATTTTTCTAAGTCTCTGTTCGGTATATTCAAAATCCCAAGAACATCTGCTGGCATTTTGCTCCATCTCAAGACCAGAGGTTGCAACCCCACCTGCATTGGCAGCCTTACCAGGTCCAAATAGAAC
It encodes the following:
- a CDS encoding nicotinamidase; amino-acid sequence: MKALLIIDVQNDFCPGGALAVPDGDKIVPVINKIMDRVDIVVSTQDWHPSEGEHFKKWPLHCLQNTKGAELHPDLMAEKIHFRAFKGTDGSDTGYSAFEATNVDLAEFLKSKGVSQIFITGLATEYCVKASALDAIKAGFNTYLIKDAVMGLDPEKSKETLMLLSKKGVKIISSSEII
- a CDS encoding patatin-like phospholipase family protein, coding for MKIGLALGSGAARGLAHIGLLKAFDEKGIRPYAITGSSMGALIGGLYAAGFPVVRMEEFANNLDYHIFKRFVDIKISSAGLIAGEKIERLLSMVLKKRRFEELDIPFKCVSTDLLTGIEVVFDQGDLIKAIRASISFPVVFVPVYYEKMFLVDGGIKNPVPVDLLPDECDVKFAVNVGPFVIKEQLVKKYYIKNDPSVENGNDSLIEKFYSIITEQFKELLLDKNVKYPNILETVIQTIAILQQNAYNNKLKEVRGEVVEVMPDLDDFKLTDFKKGDEIIKIGYEAGCKILKDYLRC